TTCCCTTCGACATCCCGTGTCGGTCGAGCGAAGTCGCCATGAAGGGTTTTTTCCAAGGAACGAGAGCCGGAGGAAACTCCGGGGCTGGCGTCGCGTACCGGGCTGATCGTTTTGCTCACGTTTCCTTCACCGGGTGCCCTGACCCATCGCAGCGCGCCCTTCGGACACCCCCGGTCGCCGTCGACGCCCAGGCCAAGGTGCCTCCCGTTTCTCAGGGTGAACCTGCAGCTCCGGAGGATGATCCGGATGCAGTCTCCCTTGTCCGACAAGTCATCATTTCGATGGGCCTCCCACTTGGCGAGTATCGCCTTGCTCCGATGCTGCGGCGGGTGCCGGCTTGTCTTCGCGCGCTCCGTGTGGGGTCTGCGTCCGAAGCGGTGGCCCTCTTGGCGCAGCGTCAGGAACTGATCCTCCGTGCACTGGAGACCTTGCTGATCGGCACCACCGAGTTCTTCCGGGACCCTCAGGTCTTCGATCTGCTCCAGCAGGAGGTGATCCCCGGCATGCTGCAGCGGAAGGCTCACCCTCGCGTCTGGAGCGCCGCTTGCTCGGAGGGGGCGGAGCTCTACTCCGTCGCCATGACTTTCGCCCTTTTTGGCGCCCTGCAGGAAGGTCAGTTCTTCGGATCCGATTGCCGCGCAGAGGCGGTGGAGCATGCCCGGCGAGGGATCTTTGCCCGGCCCCGGTCGGGGGGCTTGCGCCAGCCCCAATCAGGCCTCTTCACGATTTCCGGAGAGGAATCCATCCAAGTCTCGCCTGAGATCCGCCGTGCGATCTCTTGGCAGACCGCCGACGTTCTGGCGGACGACCCCGGCGGTCCTTGGGATATGATCCTCTGCCGAAATCTTGCCATCTACCTGAGTCCTGAAGCCTCGGCACGGCTCTGGCAACGCCTCGCTGGCGCGCTTGCTCCAGGCGGAATTCTCGTGGTGGGAAAGGCGGAGAAACCTGCCGTCCCCGGTCTGCGCAAGATCCATCCCTTCATTTACTGCAAACATAGTATTCCCTGATGACAGGAGTGACCGATTCAAGTTCCGACATCAAAATCAACCGACCGGCCTTTTGGGTCGCGCTGATTCCCGGCGTCCTTCTCATCGCCTTCTTCGCCTACATGCGGCTGGTGGTTTTCCACGATCGTGTCTTTCCCCTTTCGTCCTCCTTGCCGCTCCTGCTCTGCCTGTGGAGCCGCAGCCTGCGCCTGCTCTATGGCATGGCGGTCCTCCTATCGATCATCACACTGCTCAAGGTCTATGTCGTCCTGCCCGAGGGGACCTACACGCGGGAATACGAGTTGGTGACCCTAGTCTCGCAGATGACGAATATCTGGGTCGTGGTGCTGGTGCTGCACGGGCTTCTGGTCGCGCGCGCCAAGCTCGAGCGGCGGAATGCCGATCTCGCCTTGGCCAATGCGGAGCTGGAAAACAGCAACTCCGAACTCGCTGCCAGCAACGAGGAACTCGCCGCACGTGAGGAGGAGATCTCGCAGCAAAATGAGGAACTGCAAAGCCAGGCGGAGGAACTCGAACAACAGTCGGAGGAGCTCCGCCAGCAGACCGAGGAGATGGAGCAGCAGGGGGCGGAGCTCATGGGCCTCAACCAGGAACTCGGCCGCCGCGAGCGCGGTCTCGAGACCCTCCTGAATTCCGGGCGCTGGATGCTGAATGATGTCTCGGAGGCTTTCGTCATGAGTGGCGTCTGCCAGGCCGGTATCCAGATTCTTTCCGATGAAGCCGAAGCGGCCGATGTCGCATCCTGCGCCGATGATCGCTACGAGGTTTGGGGTGATGCCGGTTTCGGTCTGCAGGGCCGGAAGGAGGAGGAGATTCCCTTCGAGCAATCCTTCGCCGCGCTGGTGATGGAAAGCGGGCGCACCGCCTCCATCGAGGACATGCGCTTGCGGCCCGATATCATGCTGCCCGTGCCGCGGCTGGGCCGGTCCTTCCTTTCCGCGATGGCCTCGCCCATTTGGCACGATGGGAAAATCGTGGCGACGCTCTGCTTCTACAGCTCGCTGCCTCGCCAGTGGAGCGAGCATGATTTCAGTATCGCGGAGTGGCTCGCCTCGCAGGCTTCGTTTGCGCTTCAGTCGCTCCGCTTCCAGCGCGAACTCGAGGACAAGCGCCTTGAGGCGGAAGACGCCGCCCGTCAAAAGAGCCGCTTCCTTGCCGCGATCTCGCATGACGTCCGCACGCCCGCGAATGCGATTTCCCTGTTGGCCGAGCTGATCCAGCGGTCCTCCGCCGATCCGAAGATGGCTCCCGAAGTGCCGAAGCTCGCCAAGAACCTCTGGGACAATGCGAGGCTGCTGGTGGACCTCGTCAGCGATGTGCTGGATCTTACCCGTCTCGACTCCGGCCACGCCGAGTTGAACGTCTCGGACTTTGGACTGGTCGATCTGCTTCGTGGCGAAGTTTCCCAAGGCCAGACCCTTGCCAATCGAAAAGGGGTTCCGATCACGGGCGAGTTCCCGGAGGAGGAAATTCAGCTGGCGACCGACCGCACGAAGCTCTCCCGCATCGTGGCGAACCTCTTGGGGAATGCGGTGAAATTCACCGAATCCGGTGAGATCCACGTCTCCTGCAAGCCGGTGAAAGGCGGTGCCCAGATCCAGATTGCCGACACCGGTTGCGGGATTCCTGAGGAAGCGCTCAAGCAGGTGTTTGACGAGTTCTTCCAGCTCCGCAATCCGGAGCGGGACCGCGAGAAGGGAACGGGCCTCGGCCTTGCCATTTGCCGCCGCCTTGCCGCCAGTCTGGATGCGACCATCTCCGTGGACAGCAAGGTGGGGGATGGATCCACCTTCACGATCTTCGTGCCTGACAAGGCGCGCCGGGAATCCACACCCGCCGTAATGCCGGAAGTGGCGACCGAGCCCGTCGCGGTCGATTTCTCATCGGTCCTGCATGGCCTCCGCGTGCTGTTGATCGAGGACAACGAAGTCGCACGCATCGCCGTCGGAGAGTTGATCACGAGAGAGGGTGCCATCGTTTCCTCCGCCGCCACCGGTCGCGAGGGGCTTCGCTTGCTGGAAGAGGGGGGATACGATGCTCTCTTGCTGGATCTGAATCTGCCGGACATGGATGGCAGCGAGATTCTCCAGCGCCTCCAGATCGATCGCCCGGCAGACTTGCGCCGTATCGTCGTGATTACCGGAGATGCGCGCTACGAGCGGGTCGAGCAATCCAAGGCGCTCGGAGCCGATCTTCTGCTCGCGAAGCCGCTCAGTCTCGCACGCCTTTGCGACGGCTTGAAGTGAGTTCAGTGCCGTTTCAATCCGGCGGTGATCTCGCCCAAGAGCGAGCGGAGGTCTGCAGGGCTGACAGGCTTTGAGACCAATCTTTGCATGCCGGCTTCCTCGCAGCGGCGGCGGGTTTCCGCTTCGTCGTAGCCGCTCAGCGCGATGATTACGGGAACTCCGTTGGATCCGGCGCGGGCTTGCCGGATTTGCCGCGTGGCTTCCAGCCCGTCCATGCCGGGCATCGAGATATCCATGAGGATCACTTGGGGATCGAAGTCTCCTGCGGCCTCCACCGCTTCCTCACCGCTGTAGACCACCATGACCTCGTAGCCCTCCATCTTCAGGAACATTCCCATGATGTCGGCGGCATTCTTTCCGTCATCGGCGACCATCACCCGGAAGGGGCGTTCGCCGGAGCCATTCGTCGATAAAGGGAGAGCGTCGGAACCGGAGGACATGTTTGCCGCATGCTATCGGTCGCAATCGTGCAAAATCAAGCGTTCCTCTCCGTGCAAAATTCCATGAGTTCAATTGCAAAAAGCCGCCTATCCCGGGAAACGAAGGTTACGAGATCGTCCCAGTTGTTAGTATGCAATCACTCATGAATCCTTGCATCTTGGCCTAGCCACTGCGAGCGTGCTCTGCTCTATGGACGACTCCCTTCTACCTCCTTATTTTCGTCGTTTCCGGCGGATTTATAGCTGCGAGCTTCAGCTGATGAGCTTTCTGCCGGAACTCCAGTCCCGTACTGCCAGCAGGCTGCTTGCCACCCAAATCGGGGAGCTGATCGATTTCTGCCGGACGAGGAGAAATACCCTCGAGTTGCTGGCGCTCGAACATCCCGTTTCCGCGGCCGGAGATCAGTGCTCGGAAATGGCGCGGCTCATCCAGTCGCAGCGTCAATTGCTCTCGGGGGAAGTGGCCAGCCACCTTCAAAACGACTTTGTTTCCGACATCTGCGAGGCCGTTCACTGCAAGTTGATTCAGGATTACAGCTTGGCGCGGAGCTTTGCCTCGAAGCTGAAATTCCAAGAGGATGCCAAGAAGTTCGATGAAGTCATCGATCAACTGATGACCCGTTTCCCGAGGCTCTGGGATCGCATGGATCTTGGTGTTCTGGAGTCGGCTGCCTGAGGGGCGCCTGAGTAGTTCTCGACGGGGAGCCGCTAAGCCCTTGCTTATCGTTTCCCGCCCCATGGCCCGCGTTGTTTTTCGGCTCCGGATGATCTTTTGATTCCAAGGAGCGTTGGGCGGCTGGCGTCGGACTTATGTTGTTCTTATGGCCGCGGTCGCGGTGAATGCTAGGAGGACCTTGCTTTCGGGCTGGCATCCTACGGGCTGGGGAGAAGGCAAAATCTAAAAAGACGAAGCCATGCCATCTGCAGACCAAACCGATGACACCCTCGACCCCGTAAGCAACACGGTCCAAATCACCTCTCGTCAGCTGGACCGCGGCGATTGTCGTATCGGTGACTGGGTGAAAGGGAGCGATATTCCGGAATGGACGGACGAGGGAGGGCCGCGCCGTTTCACCCCTGGAAGTGTGGTTATTTCACCGGAGGCAGGGGTGATCGGCGGCATCGTCCCTGCCGGGCATCCCGTGCAGTGGGTTTTCGAGCCGGGGGAGCTCGATGGCGAGTTGGTCTGGCGGCGGGAGGAGTAGTTCCACCCCGCGAAATGCATTCCCTGCGCCGCGCTCTGCACGAACCAAGGCTGGGGCGACATGGGATGCATGCTGCGATTCCTTCGTCTTCAGCGCTTGGGGAGCCCACACCCTTGTCCGGCACAGGAGCCGCTGGTATCTCTTGTCATGAAGCAGCAATCCAAATCCACGAAAGGCGACTTTGAGCCGGATGCTGGCGGTACCGGCACCGCATTTGGAGCCGGAGGAGGGGCAATCGTCGGAGGGATCGTAGGATCCTTGGGCGGTCCTGGCGGCACGGTCATCGGGGCCTTGGTCGGCGCGGCCGCTGGCGGAGCGGTAGGTCATGCCATCGGTGCCGGAGGTTGGGCCGATTCAAATGAGCAGTATTGGCGCGAGAACATCACGCGACAGTCCTTCTTCCAAACCGGCTTCAATTATGAGGACTACGCGGAGGCTCTCCGTCTCGGCTACGAACACTGCCGCTCTCAGCCCGGCGGCAGCTTCGATGAAAACGAAGCTCGCTTGGCCACGGAGTGGGAACGCGTGAAGGGACCATCCCGTCTCACATGGGAGCAAGCCCGGCATGCCACGCGTGCCGCTTGGGAGCGCCTCGATCGCGGGGACTTCTAAGCCGAAAAAACAAAACCCCCGCCTCGCGAACGAAGCGGGGGTTTCTAGCCCTCCACGCACCGCAGGCGGGCGGCGCGAGTGCTCATGACCGGTGCATCATGGCACACCCAACCTTAAGATAAGATTAGGATCCGGGAAAATTATCATTCCCAAAATCGGACGCGGGGTGATCGCGGGCTCTCCGTCCCTGACAAACCTGCGATTTGCGCTAACTTCTCCTTCCGTCCTCTCATGGCTGTTGTCCTCAATTCTGATCTCGTTCCCAGCGCTCTCCGGCCGCAAGTCGAGGATCTTGTGCGCAAGCGCTATCACCAGCCCTTGGACATCGAATGGCGGAATGCACCGGAGTCTGGCAAAGTCCTTCTGGAGCTTCCGAGCGGCTTGGTAGGGCCCCAAGGCGGGCATTGGGATCCTTTGGAGGGCTCGCTGGCGGATCTTACCTCGCTGATGTCCGGCTCGATCGACCAAGAGATTCACGATTTCCTCGGGCGCTGAAAGAAGGAACGCTCAAGCCTATCCTACGCGATCGCGTAATTCCGAGGCGCGTAATTTTAGGTAATCCTGCTCTCTGCCGGATCCACGCCCTAAATTGGATTCGGCAAGGCCGATGGAGCCCTGAAATCCATTTGTCCTGACACAGAGCGCCTACCGTATGTTCATGTGACCGGCCCCGGAAGTTTCCTCCTCCGTGGCCGGTCCCTTTTTATCTCATAGGTGGCCACTGGCAGTGGAAGGCTCGCGGCTTCTTGTGAGACCTTGGCGGAGCATGCACCATCTCTGCGGACCGAGCATTTCGGGAATCTTCCTGCCCTTTGGCGGGGAGGCATGGTTCTACTGCCAACTCATCAGGGAGTGGAAAGCGCCTGATCAAATTCTTCTATTTAACAGGCGGATCAGGGCCGGTTGGCAGAGGTCCCCTCGCGGTGTTCAGTCTTTCAAAAGAGCAGCGGATGCTCCTCCCGCGGCTTCCGGCTCGGCGTCGGCCGCACCGGCTCGTAAGGACGCGCCTTTCGAACCCAATCTGCCAACTGGTCCCGTTCCGCTGTCCAGAATTCTTCCATTTGTGGGGACGGCGGCGCGGGCAATTGATCCACCCCGGCCAACAGGGTTTCGACGTTTCCCACCGCGCAATTGGCAAAGATCTGCATCGCCTCGTCAGCTCTCGCCAAGGGAAGCCGGAGGCTCACCGGCACCAGTGGCTTCATCAGTCCCGCCGGGTAGCGGTGAAAGGGGAGTTCCGGCCAAGCGACACGATACAAGCATCTCGCCACCGAACCGAAGACGTGCCGGAAAGCGGGTAGCAGCGGTCCGACCACTCCCTCTTCGCGCCGCAATCCGACCACCAAGGCCTCCCCACTCGTTTCCATCGCAAGCCACCAGGGCGGCCCCTGCCAAGTCCCGGCTCGGTTGAAAGGCGGCCGATGTTCCAGCAGCAGGATCCGTTCGAGCTCGATGGCCTCCAATGCTGTGGTGCAGGCTTCCCACTCGATCCGCTGAATCCGTGCCACCAGCCGCAGGGTCCTCCGCGGATGCCGCTCCGGCGTCACATGCCGGTAGCTGCCAAGCCGATCCCGCAGGCATGCCGATTGGCCGATGTAGAGCAAGCGCCCGGTGCCATCGAAGAAACGATAGACCCCGGGCTGCCTCGGCAGGGCCGTGAAAAACTCCGCCCCGAACCGCATCACGAGCGGATTGGCCAGATGGAACAAGCCCGGTTGGCGACCGCGCTTGCTTGGGGTGGAGTCCTTCATCGGAGTGTCCGATTCTGCACCGCGGCGACTCCTCCTCAAGTCCGCAAGACCCGCGAAAGTCCGGTTCGGAGGAAATAAGCCTCCGGGCCGGGCTTCTTGATCCTTCGCGAAAATCTCTCCACGCTCATCGCCATGCCGTATCTTCCGAAGACTCTTCTCGCCGTGGTCACCGTCGTGGCCGCCGGCGGCTTTTGGGCCGTTACGGAAGCCAGGGATTCTGGCATGGCCGCCTTCGCGAAATCACTGGCCAATGGGATCGATTCCCGTCTCGCGGGAAAAAAGGCGTCGGGCGCGACCATGGAGGTCTTTTCCTCCAAGAATCACCCGGCTAAGAAATATGTCCGGAATCCCCAGCTCTGGTGTGCCGATTTCGTACCACAACTGACCGGCTGTTCCGTTTGGAAGCCCCCGCTTGATTACGTGGGGGAGCGCTACGGCGGTGTGATGATTACCTCCCGCCACATCCTCTTCTGCAGGCACGCCCACCCGGCCTGGGATGGGGGATGGATGAAGGTTCAGCCGCAGGTCATCCGCTTTGTCACTGCCGACAACAAGGTCGTGGACATGAAACTTGTCGCGAATGTGGACTCGCCGAAGGTGGATCTCTGTGTGGGTCTCTTGGATGATGATGTGCCAGAGGGCATCCATGTGGCTCCGCTCATGCCAGCGATGTCGCCTGAGCAGGGCAGGGAACTCATGGGCATGAACGTACCGGATCTTTCCATCTCCCAAGCCGGCAAGCGTCCGAATGGAAAGAGCAATGAAGCCATGGCCTATGTGGGCACCGCGGCGGGCTCGCCATCCGTGGCCACCCGGAAGCCATGGAGCTACGAGGTCTATCAAGGGGACTCGGGCACTCCGCGCTTCTACATCACTCCCAAGGGGCTCGCTCTCTATCAACTCACGGGTGCCGGGGATGTATCGGGCAATCTCGCTCATCTCAAGGAACTCATTGCCGCCTGCGATGCCAACGCCGTGGAGCGCGGCGTCCTGAAAAAGCCGACCGGCAAGCAGCCGAAGGTCCTGGATCTTCCGGTCCCCCCGAAGTGAGCCCGGCATTCGCGGACTGAAGGTGTTGGAAGTGGGCAGCTTGCAAAGCTCGCGGGCGATTTGCAGCTGGAGTTGCCTGCCTCTGATGGTGGAGAATTCACGGCTTTCCTTGCAGTTGCAAGGATGTCGCTCTCCGCGGGGCGCAGGCACCGGGTTTGCTCGATCCCGCCCTACCATGAGAAACCAATCCTTGCTCCATTCGCTCCTCGCGGCAGCCGGGCTCGCCATCGGAACCAGCGGAACCGCGCTTGCCGGTGGTTTCGACACCGCGATCTTCGTCGGTGCCGATCTCGACGTCTCCGGAAGCCTCAATACCACCGAATTCAACACAACACTCGATGCCGGACTGTCCGTCCGGGCTCAGGCGAAGGCCTTCCGCCGCGCCGATATCAACCGGGACGACTCGATTCAGATCAATGAATGGCTGATCTTCGACGGCCAGATCGTTCCCGGTAACAAACTGGAACGGATCTTCTATCGATCCGATCTCGGGATCGATGGCAGCCTCACCTTTGACGAATTCAGCAGCGCCTATGCCGCCAAGGTCTCGCTCGTGAATATCCGGCGCTTCTTTCTCCGTGCCGATGTGAATGCCGACACCACCGTCACCCTGCAGGAATATTTGAACCTGCGCCGCGGTATCACCCCGGTGGGCGAAAGCCTCACCATCTTCCAGCTCGCCGATTTTAATGGCAACAGTCAGCTCACCGTGGACGAGTTCGGGAACTTCTATGCGCGCTCCGCGAAGGAAGCCAAGATCCAGACCCGCTTTGCCCGTTTGGACGCCGATGCGGACGGATTCCTCACGACGAGTGAATGGAATCCCGGCGTGCGTCCCTGAACGCGAGCCTGATTTTCCGAGCTACATTGGTATAGCCAGAGAGGCGGCTTCCCTTGGGCTTTTGGGGGAGCCGCCTTATTCTTGCTCAGGCGGTCCGGGTAGAGTGTCCCCGCAATCGCAAGAGGCAGCCCGAGGAAAGCAGGAGTCCGATTGCGAACACGCTTCCCGGCTCCGGAATCGGAGACACCTTGGCCACCAGAACGAGCCTCTCCCAGTCGTCGCTGAGATTCAGATTCACGTTCTCTCCCGCGCGCCATCCGGCATTCACTTCGGTGGGGATTTCAACATCGCCCACCATGCTGGAAGTTCCCGAAGTATGCCAGCTTAGGCGGAGGTGATCGTTTTCCGGATCCGTGAAGACTCCCGTGGCATCCCCGGGTGACTGGTAGATCTTCGAACCCAATCCCGCAAAGCCCATGGAGAAGCTGTTATAGTACCACTCCGCACCATTCGTGGTGGTGGTTTCATCCACGTCCGTAAAGGTCGTGACATCCTTAAAGAGGGCCGCCGCCAGAAGCGTGAAGGTGGAGGATCCCACCGGACGGGCTGCGAACATCACGTAGTCATCCGCGTCGATTCCTGCGAACATCGTCGAGATCGACACGTTGCCGGAATAGGCACCTTGATAGCTGATCGTCCAACCCCAGTCATCGAGCACGGTCGAGACGGAGACATTAGTCTGGACGCCGAGGGGAATTACGGTC
This portion of the Luteolibacter luteus genome encodes:
- a CDS encoding response regulator — translated: MSSGSDALPLSTNGSGERPFRVMVADDGKNAADIMGMFLKMEGYEVMVVYSGEEAVEAAGDFDPQVILMDISMPGMDGLEATRQIRQARAGSNGVPVIIALSGYDEAETRRRCEEAGMQRLVSKPVSPADLRSLLGEITAGLKRH
- a CDS encoding CheR family methyltransferase, with product MGLPLGEYRLAPMLRRVPACLRALRVGSASEAVALLAQRQELILRALETLLIGTTEFFRDPQVFDLLQQEVIPGMLQRKAHPRVWSAACSEGAELYSVAMTFALFGALQEGQFFGSDCRAEAVEHARRGIFARPRSGGLRQPQSGLFTISGEESIQVSPEIRRAISWQTADVLADDPGGPWDMILCRNLAIYLSPEASARLWQRLAGALAPGGILVVGKAEKPAVPGLRKIHPFIYCKHSIP
- a CDS encoding nucleotide excision repair endonuclease, producing the protein MKDSTPSKRGRQPGLFHLANPLVMRFGAEFFTALPRQPGVYRFFDGTGRLLYIGQSACLRDRLGSYRHVTPERHPRRTLRLVARIQRIEWEACTTALEAIELERILLLEHRPPFNRAGTWQGPPWWLAMETSGEALVVGLRREEGVVGPLLPAFRHVFGSVARCLYRVAWPELPFHRYPAGLMKPLVPVSLRLPLARADEAMQIFANCAVGNVETLLAGVDQLPAPPSPQMEEFWTAERDQLADWVRKARPYEPVRPTPSRKPREEHPLLF
- a CDS encoding hybrid sensor histidine kinase/response regulator, producing the protein MTGVTDSSSDIKINRPAFWVALIPGVLLIAFFAYMRLVVFHDRVFPLSSSLPLLLCLWSRSLRLLYGMAVLLSIITLLKVYVVLPEGTYTREYELVTLVSQMTNIWVVVLVLHGLLVARAKLERRNADLALANAELENSNSELAASNEELAAREEEISQQNEELQSQAEELEQQSEELRQQTEEMEQQGAELMGLNQELGRRERGLETLLNSGRWMLNDVSEAFVMSGVCQAGIQILSDEAEAADVASCADDRYEVWGDAGFGLQGRKEEEIPFEQSFAALVMESGRTASIEDMRLRPDIMLPVPRLGRSFLSAMASPIWHDGKIVATLCFYSSLPRQWSEHDFSIAEWLASQASFALQSLRFQRELEDKRLEAEDAARQKSRFLAAISHDVRTPANAISLLAELIQRSSADPKMAPEVPKLAKNLWDNARLLVDLVSDVLDLTRLDSGHAELNVSDFGLVDLLRGEVSQGQTLANRKGVPITGEFPEEEIQLATDRTKLSRIVANLLGNAVKFTESGEIHVSCKPVKGGAQIQIADTGCGIPEEALKQVFDEFFQLRNPERDREKGTGLGLAICRRLAASLDATISVDSKVGDGSTFTIFVPDKARRESTPAVMPEVATEPVAVDFSSVLHGLRVLLIEDNEVARIAVGELITREGAIVSSAATGREGLRLLEEGGYDALLLDLNLPDMDGSEILQRLQIDRPADLRRIVVITGDARYERVEQSKALGADLLLAKPLSLARLCDGLK
- a CDS encoding DUF892 family protein; translation: MDDSLLPPYFRRFRRIYSCELQLMSFLPELQSRTASRLLATQIGELIDFCRTRRNTLELLALEHPVSAAGDQCSEMARLIQSQRQLLSGEVASHLQNDFVSDICEAVHCKLIQDYSLARSFASKLKFQEDAKKFDEVIDQLMTRFPRLWDRMDLGVLESAA